The Rhizoctonia solani chromosome 4, complete sequence genome contains a region encoding:
- a CDS encoding Retrotransposon-derived protein PEG10: MPGSMPGSEDETTVIEDDSTVENPSIMITDTSSLEPIVVQDTPPTLPATHNQPSNRSSVTIEDITAQEGDTTLRRHNLTGTTIRQPRTRSTSNMGYHETALQSIPASITSSRRTSPVELDQKLGEPTLGHQPTALIAHQPQPQIPMQGLPISRAAITEYEAKSHQVMPQVRVEAAISSAINDIKDDIALKMGPIKYIHANSSESAAALRQVGRDVADLNLQTNYIRRKLGEVSEEQRAAQTAHNHLANQVEDLQDKVDALPQLFQDVQSRIATMEERLLEAILEVDRKIGLPKEPEPEGTETESNSEEEDGDSLHLSRQRQSSPARRTSIPKEARLKQPNAFNGKRGTEAETFIMKMEMYFKEYPGTFTDERKIRATLTNMGEGEPVKWASPLMQKHLSDEPHEYLTSWNAFTAAFLLNFSDPSKRDRAIREINSLKQTGSAQIYASQFQILKEDLDWDKKALIDTFKKGLKINLQSELICMKITTPEIDNYSLEQIIEVAIRTDDILQQAASIKDTTTPPSILKKGKTNNYRPTERFPAEAFLRRSQAGECPKCGSKTHRLKQCPEKFYKPDPVLGKRGTEKRIEEDCESIESKN; encoded by the coding sequence ATGCCAGGATCAATGCCTGGCTCTGAGGATGAAACTACTGTGATTGAGGATGATAGTACAGTAGAAAACCCTAGCATTATGATTACTGACACTTCTAGCTTGGAACCCATAGTAGTGCAGGATACACCTCCTACACTACCAGCCACTCATAACCAGCCTTCCAACAGATCTTCTGTCACTATAGAAGACATTACTGCCCAGGAAGGGGATACCACTCTTAGGAGACACAACCTTACTGGTACCACCATAAGACAaccaagaacaagaagcacTTCCAATATGGGATACCATGAAACAGCCCTACAGAGCATCCCTGCATCCATTACATCTAGTAGGAGAACAAGCCCTGTAGAGCTTGACCAAAAGCTTGGGGAACCAACACTGGGTCACCAACCAACAGCATTAATTGCACACCAGCCACAACCCCAGATACCTATGCAGGGGTTACCTATATCCAGGGCTGCTATAACTGAATATGAGGCCAAGAGCCATCAGGTGATGCCTCAAGTCAGGGTAGAAGCAGCCATCAGCAGTGCCATCAATGATATTAAAGATGACATTGCCTTGAAGATGGGCCCTATCAAATACATACATGCTAATAGCTCTGAAAGTGCAGCTGCCCTGAGACAAGTAGGCAGAGATGTAGCAGACCTCAACCTGCAGACCAACTATATAAGAAGGAAATTAGGTGAAGTCTCTGAGGAACAAAGAGCAGCTCAAACAGCCCATAACCACCTGGCAAATCAAGTAGAGGATCTACAAGACAAGGTGGATGCATTGCCTCAACTCTTTCAGGATGTACAATCTAGGATAGCTACCATGGAGGAAAGACTTTTGGAAGCAATTTTGGAGGTAGACAGGAAGATAGGACTACCTAAAGAACCAGAGCCAGAAGGAACTGAGACTGAAAGCAACagtgaggaagaagatggtGATAGTCTTCATCTCTCTAGACAAAGACAGTCCTCTCCAGCCAGAAGAACCTCCATTCCAAAAGAAGCCAGACTTAAACAGCCAAATGCCTTCAATGGAAAAAGAGGTACTGAAGCTGAAACATTCATCATGAAGATGGAAATGTATTTCAAAGAGTACCCTGGTACCTTCACGGATGAGAGAAAGATCAGGGCCACCTTAACCAATATGGGAGAAGGTGAACCAGTCAAATGGGCCAGTCCCCTGATGCAGAAGCATCTCAGTGATGAACCTCATGAGTACCTTACCTCCTGGAATGCATTCACAGCAGCATTCCTACTCAACTTCAGTGATCCATCCAAAAGGGATAGGGCTATTAGGGAAATCAATAGCCTAAAACAAACTGGATCAGCACAAATTTATGCCAGTCAATTCCAAATTTTAAAGGAAGATCTTGATTGGGATAAGAAAGCTCTCATTGACACCTTCAAAAAGGGACTCAAGATCAACCTGCAGTCAGAATTGATTTGCATGAAGATCACTACTCCTGAAATTGACAACTACTCTTTAGAGCAAATCATTGAAGTAGCCATCAGGACTGATGACATTCTTCAACAGGCAGCTTCAATCAAGGACACTACTACACCACCTAGTATCCTAAAGAAAGGAAAGACCAACAACTATAGACCTACAGAGAGGTTCCCTGCAGAGGCTTTTCTGAGGAGAAGCCAAGCAGGTGAATGCCCAAAATGTGGGAGCAAGACTCACAGGCTAAAACAATGCCCTGAGAAATTCTACAAACCTGACCCAGTACTGGGAAAGAGAGGGACAGAGAAAAGGATAGAGGAGGATTGTGAATCCATAGAATCAAAAAATTAA